A DNA window from Onthophagus taurus isolate NC chromosome 1, IU_Otau_3.0, whole genome shotgun sequence contains the following coding sequences:
- the LOC111415877 gene encoding glutathione S-transferase-like, with amino-acid sequence MSSTKVSYFNGKGLAETIRILLKYGKVDFEDIRFEKENWPEIKPTVPFGQVPIYEEDGKKINQSVAISRYLAKKFGLTGSNEWEDLELDAIVDTITDFRMKAVPIYMESDPDKKEVIKQDFLVETVPYYLEKFDKIAGENGGFMAIKKFTWADIVMLTVTDLVSVLVGQDITEKYQNIQNVKKYVKEIPAIKEWIETRPETEF; translated from the exons atgtcTTCAACAAAAGTATCTTACTTCAACGGAAAAGGACTCGCCGAAACTATTCGCATCCTCTTAAAATATGGAAAAGTTGATTTCGAAGATAttcgttttgaaaaagaaaattggcCCGAAATAAAACCAACGGTACCTTTTGGACAAGTTCCAATTTACGAGGAAgatggtaaaaaaattaatcagaGTGTCGCAATTTCTCGTTATCTTGCCAAAAAGTTTGGATTAACCGGATCTAATGAATGGGAAGATTTGGAACTCGATGCCATTGTTGATACTATCACCGATTTTAGAATGAAAGCAGTTCCAATTTACATGGAAAGCGATCCCGATAAAAAAGAAGTTATTAAACAAGATTTTTTGGTTGAAACTGTTCCGTATTATTTGgagaaatttgataaaattgctGGAGAGAATGGTGGATTTATGGCTAttaaaaag tttaCATGGGCTGATATCGTTATGTTAACCGTAACTGATTTAGTGAGTGTTTTAGTCGGACAAGATATAACtgagaaatatcaaaatatccAAAATGTTAAGAAGTATGTTAAAGAAATTCCTGCCATAAAAGAATGGATCGAAACCAGGCCAGAAacggaattttaa
- the LOC111415876 gene encoding uncharacterized protein — protein MTPKLTYFNGKWLAELTRLLYSYGSVEFEDVRVTYGGSEWDSLKPTTPFGQLPTLEENGKVAWQSAAIARYVAKKVGLMGSNDWENLEIDAIVDTLADLRFKMSQFFYEKDETKQGALKKTAIDETIPYYLEKLDKIAKENNGHMVAKKLTWADFALTVLLDNIEVIGGKTPYEKFKNLIAVKNNVESIPNIKKWLETRPVTEFFQIRLKKSYNHFVVLKKIIVSLNRMIPKLTYLNGKWLGELIRLLFSFGDVEFEDVRVVYGSTEWEDLKRNTPFGQVPILEENGKVVCQSTAIARYVAKKVGLMGANDWENLEIDAVVDTINDLRFKMSRYAYEKDEIKKESMKKISMEETLPYYLERLDKIAKENNGYMVAKKLTWADIALKAILENIEVLAGKTPYEKYENLITVKNNVDSIPNIKKWIETRPTSDF, from the exons atgactccgaaattaacatattttaatggaaagtgGTTGGCTGAGTTAACACGCCTTCTCTATAGCTATGGTAGCGTTGAGTTTGAAGATGTTCGCGTGACATACGGTGGAAGTGAATGGGATAGTTTAAAACCAA CAACTCCGTTTGGTCAATTACCAACGCTGGAGGAAAATGGAAAGGTTGCTTGGCAAAGTGCTGCTATTGCTAGATATGTTGCAAAAAAAGTTGGATTAATGGGATCTAACGATTGggaaaatttggaaattgaTGCCATAGTCGATACTTTAGCTGATTTAAGAttca aaatgtcccaatttttttatgaaaaagatGAAACAAAACAAGGAGCTTTAAAGAAAACTGCTATCGATGAAACGATCCCTTATTATTTGGAGAAATTGGAtaaaattgccaaagaaaataACGGTCATATGGTGGCTAAAaaa ttaaCCTGGGCTGATTTTGCTTTAACAGTACTTCTCGATAACATAGAAGTTATTGGTGGAAAAACTCCAtatgaaaagtttaaaaacttaattgcTGTAAAGAATAATGTTGAATCAATTCccaacattaaaaaatggcTTGAAACTAGACCTGTTactgaatttt TTCAAatcagattaaaaaaatcatataatcattttgttgttttgaaaaaaataatcgtttCGTTAAATAGAATGATACCAAAATTAACATATCTTAATGGAAAGTGGTTGGGGGAGTTAATACGTCTCCTCTTTAGCTTTGGTGATGTGGAATTTGAAGATGTTCGTGTGGTATATGGTAGTACCGAATGGGAAGATTTAAAACGTA acACTCCGTTTGGTCAAGTACCAATATTAGAGGAAAATGGAAAAGTTGTTTGTCAAAGTACAGCTATCGCTAGGTATGTAGCAAAAAAGGTTGGATTAATGGGAGCTAATGATTgggaaaatttagaaattgaTGCTGTTGTTGATACCATAAATGATTTGAGATtta aaatgtcGCGGTATGCTTATGAGaaagatgaaattaaaaaggaatcaATGAAGAAAATATCTATGGAGGAAACACTTCCttattatctagaaagattggacaaaattgccaaagaaaataATGGTTACATGGTGGCTAAAaag ttaaccTGGGCTGATATTGCTTTAAAAGCTATTCTAGAAAATATTGAAGTTCTCGCTGGAAAAACTCCGTacgaaaagtacgaaaatttaattaccgttaaaaataatgttgattcAATtccaaacataaaaaaatggattgaaaCTAGACCTACCagcgatttttaa
- the LOC111415881 gene encoding glutathione S-transferase-like, with product MSQKVTPKITYFNFRGLAELPRLICKYGKINFEDIRLNQEDWATIKPTTPFGVLPLYEEDGKICNQSIAISRYLAKRVGLYGDDDWENLEIDSVVDTITDLRLKLTQVFREEDETKKAADQEVLINETFPYYLERLDKIAAQNFGHMAAKKLTWADFHFAICYGMFAFIAGEDTLIKYKNLVKVKDNVESIATIKNWMRERPVTDF from the exons atgaGTCAAAAAGTTACTccaaaaattacttatttcaATTTTCGAGGTTTAGCTGAATTACCACGATTAATCTGtaaatatggaaaaataaatttcgaaGATATTCGTCTTAATCAGGAAGATTGGGCAACAATTAAACCAA caaCCCCCTTTGGCGTTTTACCTTTATACGAAGAAGATGGAAAAATTTGCAACCAAAGTATAGCAATTAGCAGGTATTTAGCCAAAAGAGTTGGATTGTACGGTGATGACGACTGGGAAAATCTAGAAATTGATTCTGTTGTAGATACAATAACTGATTTAAGATTAA AGTTGACTCAAGTTTTTCGTGAGGAAGACGAAACGAAAAAAGCAGCTGATCAAGAAGTTCTGATAAACGAGACTTTTCCTTATTATTTAGAACGATTAGATAAGATTGCGGCGCAAAATTTTGGTCATATGGCCGCCAAAAAG TTAACATGGGCAGATTTTCATTTCGCAATTTGCTATGGAATGTTCGCTTTTATAGCTGGAGAAGATACTCTCATCAAATACAAGAACTTAGTTAAAGTTAAAGACAATGTTGAGAGCATTGCGACAATTAAGAATTGGATGAGAGAAAGACCAGTTACtgacttttaa